One segment of Acidimicrobiales bacterium DNA contains the following:
- a CDS encoding LLM class flavin-dependent oxidoreductase, which produces MRIGVTLPTFRDDAAALDAARRAEALGLDGVFVFDHLWPMGAPRRPALSAFPVLGAVAASTSTIRFGPLVARVGLLPDDVLVAELVSLDLMAPGRLIAGLGTGDRKSAAENLAYGIPVAPPDARRLSLGDCARRLLAAGIPVWVGGGARATVELAVDVGAAVNLWEGQPAAVAALRTRCEVTWGGPVPAGVAEAAEWLSELARAGATWAVCAWPESLQAVAEAAALVRGA; this is translated from the coding sequence GTGCGGATCGGGGTCACGCTGCCGACGTTCCGGGACGACGCCGCCGCCCTCGACGCCGCGCGCCGCGCCGAGGCGCTCGGCCTCGACGGCGTCTTCGTGTTCGACCACCTGTGGCCCATGGGCGCGCCGCGGCGCCCCGCGCTGTCGGCGTTCCCCGTGCTCGGCGCCGTCGCCGCCAGCACGAGCACGATCCGGTTCGGGCCGCTCGTGGCGCGCGTCGGCCTCCTCCCCGACGACGTGCTGGTGGCCGAGCTGGTGTCGCTCGACCTCATGGCGCCGGGCCGGCTGATCGCGGGGCTCGGCACCGGGGACCGCAAGAGCGCCGCCGAGAACCTCGCCTACGGCATCCCCGTGGCGCCGCCCGACGCCCGCCGGCTGTCGCTCGGCGACTGCGCCCGGCGGCTGTTGGCGGCGGGCATCCCGGTGTGGGTGGGCGGCGGCGCCCGCGCCACGGTCGAGCTGGCGGTGGACGTGGGCGCCGCGGTCAACCTGTGGGAGGGACAGCCGGCCGCCGTGGCGGCACTCCGGACGCGCTGCGAGGTCACCTGGGGTGGCCCCGTGCCCGCCGGCGTGGCGGAGGCCGCCGAGTGGCTGTCGGAGCTGGCCCGCGCCGGGGCGACCTGGGCGGTGTGCGCCTGGCCCGAGTCCCTGCAGGCCGTCGCCGAAGCGGCCGCACTGGTCCGGGGCGCCTGA
- a CDS encoding SRPBCC family protein encodes MAELATERMVVAATPEQCFAVAADVERYPEWAADIKQVVIEGHDAEGRPAAATFRAGAFGRSTSYTLAYDYAGAPRTLAWKQTAGDLTAKLDGDYRFEATGDGSTEVTYTLEVELRVPLPGFIKRRAQSRIMHTALEELKARVESSLTT; translated from the coding sequence GTGGCGGAACTGGCCACCGAGCGAATGGTCGTCGCCGCCACGCCCGAGCAGTGCTTCGCCGTGGCGGCCGACGTCGAGCGCTACCCGGAGTGGGCGGCCGACATCAAGCAGGTCGTGATCGAGGGTCATGACGCCGAGGGCCGTCCCGCCGCGGCCACGTTCCGCGCCGGCGCCTTCGGCCGGTCCACCAGCTACACCCTCGCCTACGACTACGCGGGCGCCCCCCGCACCCTCGCCTGGAAGCAGACCGCCGGTGACCTCACCGCCAAGCTCGACGGCGATTACCGGTTCGAGGCCACCGGGGACGGTTCCACCGAGGTGACCTACACGCTCGAGGTGGAGCTGCGGGTCCCGCTCCCGGGGTTCATCAAGCGCAGAGCCCAGAGCCGCATCATGCACACCGCGCTCGAGGAGCTGAAAGCACGCGTCGAGTCCTCGCTCACGACGTGA
- a CDS encoding ROK family protein translates to MPGGVTLGIDVGGTKVLGLALDAAGEVLAEVRVPTPGRVAGSADGGGEPVIEALAAVAGQLRATVDAEVVSVGVGAPGLVDNTGMLRFAPNLPAGAGLDIAGRLSTRLGGLRTVVDNDATCATVGEWAFGAAAGAADAVLVTLGTGIGGGLIAGGHVVRGASGFAGEVGHMVVDPTGPPCPCGKRGCWERFASGSGLGRLAREAAHAGRLDEVVHLAGGDAESVRGEHVTMAAEAGDAGALAVLTELGWWLALGLSNLALALDPAVMVYGGGLVDTVTLVLDAVRDSFNDLLEGRVYRPDVRIVPAQLGERAGAIGAALVARAGDRYRSDAG, encoded by the coding sequence GTGCCCGGGGGGGTGACGCTCGGGATCGATGTCGGGGGGACCAAGGTGCTGGGCCTGGCGCTCGACGCCGCCGGCGAGGTGCTCGCCGAGGTCCGGGTGCCGACGCCCGGTCGCGTCGCCGGGTCCGCCGACGGCGGTGGCGAGCCCGTGATCGAGGCCCTGGCGGCGGTGGCCGGGCAGCTGCGGGCCACGGTCGACGCCGAGGTCGTGTCGGTGGGGGTGGGGGCCCCGGGCCTGGTCGACAACACCGGGATGCTGCGCTTCGCCCCGAACCTGCCCGCCGGGGCCGGCCTCGACATCGCCGGGCGCCTCTCGACACGGCTCGGGGGGCTGCGCACCGTCGTCGACAACGACGCCACGTGCGCCACGGTGGGCGAGTGGGCGTTCGGGGCCGCCGCCGGCGCCGCCGACGCCGTGCTGGTCACGCTGGGCACGGGGATCGGGGGCGGGCTGATCGCCGGGGGCCACGTGGTGCGCGGGGCGTCGGGGTTCGCGGGGGAGGTCGGCCACATGGTGGTCGACCCGACGGGCCCGCCGTGCCCGTGCGGCAAGCGTGGCTGCTGGGAGCGCTTCGCCTCGGGCAGCGGCCTCGGGCGCCTCGCTCGCGAAGCGGCCCACGCCGGGCGGTTGGACGAGGTGGTGCACCTCGCCGGTGGCGACGCCGAGTCGGTGAGGGGGGAGCACGTCACGATGGCCGCCGAGGCGGGCGACGCCGGCGCCCTGGCGGTGCTGACCGAGCTCGGGTGGTGGCTGGCGCTCGGCCTGTCCAACCTCGCCCTCGCCCTCGACCCCGCCGTCATGGTCTACGGCGGGGGCCTCGTCGACACCGTCACCCTCGTCCTCGACGCCGTGCGCGACTCGTTCAACGACCTCCTGGAGGGTCGCGTCTACCGGCCCGACGTGCGGATCGTGCCCGCGCAGCTCGGCGAGCGCGCCGGGGCCATCGGGGCCGCGCTGGTGGCCCGCGCCGGGGACCGCTACCGGTCCGACGCGGGTTGA
- a CDS encoding glycosyltransferase family 4 protein yields MSHLLVTNDFPPKVGGIQSYLWELWRRLDPSSFAVLTASSHADAPAFDAEQKGLGFRIERVPGRVLLPTPATVRAIRALARDSGASLVVIDPALPLALAGPALGDLPYAVVLHGAEVTAPGRLPGSRQAMAAVLARARLAVCAGTYPEAEGRRVAGSRMPPVVDVPPGVDTDRLRPLTAAARRAARARMGLPLDAPVVVSVSRLVPRKGMDVLVDAAAALEPSFPGLTVVIAGAGRDRARLDARVRSTGAPVRLVGAVADAELPALYGVADVFVMACRDRWLGLEQEGFGIVFLEAAACGVPQVAGRSGGADEAVVHGETGLVVDDPRDPGRVAAALRRLLTDDALRRRMGRAARRRAVKSFAWDLLAHRLAAALQDVEG; encoded by the coding sequence GTGAGCCACCTTCTCGTCACCAACGACTTCCCGCCCAAGGTGGGGGGCATCCAGTCGTACCTGTGGGAGCTGTGGCGGCGGCTGGACCCGTCGTCGTTCGCGGTGCTCACGGCGTCGTCGCACGCGGACGCCCCCGCCTTCGACGCCGAGCAGAAGGGACTCGGGTTCCGCATCGAGCGCGTGCCCGGCCGGGTGCTCCTGCCCACCCCGGCGACGGTGCGGGCCATCCGGGCGCTCGCCCGGGACTCGGGCGCCTCGCTCGTCGTCATCGACCCCGCGCTCCCGCTGGCGCTCGCCGGGCCCGCCCTCGGCGACCTGCCGTACGCCGTGGTCCTCCACGGTGCCGAAGTGACCGCTCCCGGCCGGCTGCCCGGGTCGCGCCAGGCCATGGCGGCCGTGCTGGCGCGCGCCCGGCTGGCGGTGTGCGCCGGGACGTACCCGGAGGCCGAGGGGCGGCGGGTGGCCGGCAGCCGGATGCCGCCGGTCGTCGACGTCCCGCCCGGCGTGGACACGGACCGTCTGCGGCCCCTGACCGCGGCCGCCCGCCGCGCCGCCCGGGCCCGCATGGGCCTGCCCCTCGACGCCCCCGTGGTGGTGAGCGTCAGCCGCCTGGTCCCCCGCAAGGGCATGGACGTGCTCGTGGACGCGGCCGCCGCGCTCGAGCCCTCGTTCCCCGGGTTGACCGTCGTGATCGCCGGCGCCGGCCGCGACCGTGCCCGACTCGACGCCCGCGTGCGGTCGACCGGCGCCCCCGTGCGGTTGGTGGGCGCGGTCGCCGACGCCGAGCTGCCCGCGCTGTACGGCGTGGCCGACGTCTTCGTGATGGCCTGTCGTGACCGCTGGCTCGGCCTCGAGCAGGAGGGCTTCGGCATCGTCTTCCTGGAGGCCGCCGCGTGCGGCGTGCCGCAGGTGGCCGGGCGCAGCGGCGGGGCCGACGAGGCCGTCGTCCACGGGGAGACCGGCCTGGTCGTGGACGACCCGCGCGACCCCGGGCGCGTGGCCGCGGCCCTGCGCCGGCTCCTGACCGACGACGCCCTGCGTCGCCGCATGGGAAGGGCCGCCCGGCGTCGGGCCGTAAAGAGCTTCGCCTGGGACCTCCTCGCACATAGGCTGGCCGCGGCGTTGCAGGACGTGGAAGGCTGA